TATAGGCAGCGTTTTTTACCCGCAATGGACCGCTGTCGCCGCCCCTGTCCGAGAATACGCTCCCTGATTCGGGTGTTTAAGGGACTGAGGCGCCGGTGTAGCGAACAATTAGTCACTAATCTTACCTAACGTGCCCTGTCTGTCGTCAGACACAATAACAGAAGAGAGAACGACAGGATCGAAAGAAGAAACGAGCGGGTGAGACGACGCGGGCCGATGAGGAGTGCTATCCAGTCCCGATGATGGCGGAAGCACCGTCGTGACCCCTAGGGGAGAGCCCCCGAGAACGGGGGTGTTGTGAGAGAGTCTACTGCATGCGAAAAGACGAACGCGCGGTGCGGACGAGCACCTCGGCTGGAAGGTCCGAAAAAATCGAAGAAAGCTACCGCCGACCGTTCGGTTTCAGTCGTCGAGTTCGTGCTGGCGGTACGTCTCCATGGCGGTGAGCACCACGAGTGCCGTGGTGCTTACGACTGCCCACGCCGCGTCGGGGACGAGAGCGAAGCCGGGAACCCCGAGGAGACCGGCCGCGACGCCGACACCGACCGTGCCCGCGACGGCGGCGTTTCGCTTCGACGTGGGGGCCGTCGAATCTTCGGTTTCCGGCGTCGAATCACCGAGGTACGGTTCGAGCTGCTCGGCCGTCGGCTTCAGCGTGATGTCACCGCGGTTCTTCTCGAAGTCGATGACGCCCGAGGTGGCCATCTTCGGAAGGTGACACTGGTAGAGCCCGATGTACACGCGCTTGCGCTGACTCGATGACAGCTGCGCGATGTCGATGTCGTTCTCCTTCGCGGCGATGAACTCTGCCATGTCGCCGAGTTTGGCCTCGCCGTCGTTCTGCTTGAGGTACTGGATCGCGTCGCGGCGACGCTGGTTCTTCAGAAGCTCGAAGATGGTGTCCTTCGAGAGGAGTTCTTGAACCTCTTCCTCCTGTTGTTTCTGCTGCTCGATTTCTGCGTCCGCCTCGGGGGTCGAGGCGTCTTTCGCGTCGGATTGGGTGAGTGTTTCGAGTGCCATCTGCCTACCTCCCTCTCGTTGAGAGTACCGTTGCGGCGGTCTTCGGCGCCAACCACCAGGTTAATTTGATATTTCTCGATTGGTCCGCGGTGGGTGGCATCCTAACGTCGCTGGTTCGACCCGCACGAGAGGTCAACTACCCTTTCTACAGCGTCCCTGATATACCTGCCTTTCAGTTGCAGTATCTGCTTCCACCCGCACTACGAGAGTATTTTTTAAAACTGACTCTCCGGAGATTAATCAACTACAACCAGGAAATCGAACTACTAACCGAGCCGAATCGGGCGACTAACGGGACTAGAGAGCCGGAATTCGTTCTAACCCGGGAACGTGGCGTCGGCGGGTCGAAGGTGGGTCGCAGCGGCTGCACAGTGCGAAAGTAATGACACATAATGAGAAAATTATCGGAGAGGGATGGCCGTCGGACGGTGTCCGACCGATCCGGCGCTCACTCGATGAGCGTCTCGAAGGAGTTGCTGGTATCGTCGTCGCCAGATTCCGTGAGGTACTGGGCCCCGACGAGCGCAAGCAACGCAGTCGAAATCAGCGCTGCGATGGCGAACCAGGGAAGCGTCGCGAATACGGGAAGCGCGACGGCGCGCGCGAGGATAGCGAGCCACCCGACGACGCCCAGCGCGGCGTAGTAGGTCGCCCACGACCGAGACTCCTCATCGGTCTGCATCCAAAAGAACCCCTCGTTCGCAATCTCGTCGGTGAGTGCGACGATGCGCTCCTCGTCGTCGTACGAGACGATTCCCGCCTCCTCTAGCTTAGGGAGATGTGTCTGATACAGCGAGATGTACACTCGCTGTCGCTCCTCGTCCGTTACATCTTCTACAGATGTGCCGTTCTCGACGGCCGCGATCCGGGCGGCCAACTGCTTTAGGCTCATCTCGTCTCCGGCCTCGTGGAGATAGTAGATGATGTAGCGACGACGAGAGTTACTGAGTATACGGAACAGTTCGTCTTTGGATAGGTTGATCATCTCATTTCGTGTCAGGCGTATCGCATCCCGCGCGCCCGCGACTGTCGGTGCGAATCGTCGGATGAACGTATTCGACTCAGTATCTTTGTTATCGACTCGCTTATACCGTTACGGCGGCGCCTACCGGTCACGTTGCCCCGGGGAACCAACGCCGCGCGCCCGCCGGCTGGCGCATATATTCTGTTCTGATAGCTCGGAATAAATCCTGCCATTAGTCGGAGAGATGACGACAGATGGAAACGAAGGGGGGAAAGCGAAGCCTAGGAGCGATGTTAATACACGGACACCGAACGTATACCGGTGGCTAACAATACCACATGGGGACAAATGATGGCTCGAATCCGAGATGTTCGAGTTAACAGGCTTTCAGCGGGACCTCCTGTACGTAATCGCAGGCTCCGACCGTCCGTCCGGTCAGGAGATTAAAGAGCGAATCGGCAAGGACGTCGGCGAAGTCAACCACGGTCGGTTGTATCCGAACCTCGACGCGCTCGTCGAGGACGGTCTCGTCGACAAAGGTCAACAGGACAGACGCACCAACTACTACACGATTTCCGAGACGGGCGAGGAAGCCATCAGAGAGCGGCGACGATGGGAGAACCAGTACGTCTCGTTGAACGAATAGCGCCGGCGCGAACGAACCGGCGCGGCGACCCTCTTGTATCGGTGACCGAATGCAGGCTCGTAGCCCTCACGCTCGAACGACGAGCGCCTTCTGCGGTTTTTTCGCCGCCTTCCCGCTGGACGGTGCGAGCGGAGGCTCAGACACACCACCCCACTCGATTCGGGCCGAACCGTCGTCTCCGCCTCGTCGTCGGAGCCGACGCGGGTCGATATCGGCCGACGGCGGACGCGAGAAGCGAGAGACCGAAGAACGTCGTCTCGGCGCCGCAGTCTTTCGATTCCGAGTGTTCTCTGCGCGTACAGGTTCCCTATAACAAAGCGTGTACGGGACCCCCGATAGGGTAGAGAACGATACATGAACACTCACAGGAACGCGGTCGAACGAACCGACGGCGGCGCCGCGCGCGTCGAGCGTCCGGCTCGGGGTCGTCGATGACGGCCGAGGACGGGCCGTCGCAGGTGGCTATCGTCCTAGGAACGCGGCCGGAGATCATCAAGTGCGCGCCCCTCATCAAGGCGTGCGACCGCCGCGGCGTGGACTGTCTGCTCGTTCACACCGGACAGCACTACTCGGACGACCTCGACCAGGTGTTCTTCGATCAGTTGGAGCTTCCCGCACCGGACTACAACCTCGAGATAGGCTCGCGTTCGCACGGCGAACAGACCGGCCGGATGCTCGAGGGCGTCGAGGACGTTCTCGACGAACACGCCCCGGACGTCGTTCTCGTGCAGGGAGACACGAACTCCGTTCTCGCGGGTGCCCTCGCGGCCGCGAAGTCGAACATCCCCGTCGGTCACGTCGAGGCGGGCCTCCGGAGTTTCGACCGCGACATGCCCGAAGAGATCAACCGGGTCGTGACCGACCACGTCTCCGAGTACCTCTTCGCTCCGACCGAGGAGACGAGGGGGTACCTCGAACGCGAGTCGGTCGGCGGCCAAATCGTCGTCACCGGGAACACCATCGTGGACTCGTTGTACGAGTACCGCGAACTCGCCGCCGAGAAGAGCGACATCCTCGCCGAACTCGGCGTCGAGGAGGGCGAGTTCTACCTCCTCACCGCCCACCGCGCGGAGAACGTCGACGACCGCGAGAACTTCGCGCGACTGTTAGAGGGCGTTTCCCGGTTCGCCCGGGAGACCGACCGCGAGGTCGTCTACCCCATCCACCCGCGCGCGCAGTCGCGGCTCGACGAGTTCGACCTCTCGGTCCCCGAAGAGATTCGGACGGTCGAACCGCTCGACTTCCTCGACTTCCTGCGCGCGGAGTCGGCCGCCGCACTGGCGTTCACCGACTCCGGCGGCGTCCAAGAGGAGACGTGCATCCTCGGAACGCCGTGCGTGACGCTGCGCTACAGCACGGAACGCCCCGAGACGGCCTACGTGGGCGCGAACTGCCTGGCCGGACTCGACCCCGACGACGTCGTCGAGGCGGGGTCGACGATGCTCGGCAAACCCGCCGACTGGGACGTCCCGTTCGGGGACGGCCGAGCGGCGGAACGGATACTCGACACGCTCGCCGCCGGAGCGGAACCCGACGCGGCGGAGGTCCCCTCATGAAGATCTGTGTACACGGAATCGGCTACATCGGACTGGCGACGGCAGCACTGTTCGCGAACAACGGCCACGACGTGGTCGGCTACGACCCCGACGAGGAACTCGTCGAAGACCTGCGCGCGGGTGAACCGCGGACCACGGAAGAGGACCTCCGCGAGTACGTCCTCGACGCTCTCGACGCCGGCTTCGAACCGTCGAACGAGGTAGTCGAAGCCGACTGTCACATCATCTGTGTACCGACACCCTACGAGGAGGAGTCCAAGCGCGCCGACCTCGCGTACGTAGAGATGGCCGGTCGGACCGTCGCGGAGCATCTCCGCGAGGGCGACATGGTCATCCTCGAATCCACCGTCCCGCCGGGGACGACCGAAGAGGTGCTCGCGCCCATCCTCGGGGCGTCCGAACTGACGCCCGGCGAGGACTTCTCGCTCTCACACTGCCCGGAGACGGTGCTCCCCGGGAACATCACCTACGAACTGATCCACAACGACCGTATCATCGGCGGCATCGACGAGCGGTCGGCCGACGAGACTATCGCGCTGTACGAACCTCTCGTCGAGGGAACAATCCACCGCGCGCCCGACGCGACGACGGCCGAGTTCGTGAAGCTTTCGCAGAACGCCTACCGCGACGTGAACATCGCGTTCGCGAACGAACTCGCGCGCGTGGCCGGTGACTACGGCATCCGCTCGCGCGACGCGATCGAACTGGCGAACGTTCATCCCCGGGTCGACATTCTCAATCCCGGTCCCGGCGTCGGCGGCCACTGCCTCCCGATCGATCCCTGGTTCCTCGGACAGTTCTCCGATTCCTTGGACCTCATCGCCAGCGCTCGTCGCGTCAACGACGGAATGGTCGACTTCGTGGTCGAACTGCTCGAAGACGAACTCGGGACGCTCGACGGTGCCAGCGTCGCCGTCCTCGGCATCGCCTACAAAGGAAACGTCGACGACGCGCGCCACAGCCCCGGTCTGCGACTGGTTGAGCGACTCACCGCTCCGACCACCGAGGAGACGTACACGACCGCCGCAGACGGCGGCCGCGCAACGCAGGACGACGTGGACGTCCGCGTCCACGACCCCCACGTGGAGAACGGCGCGATAAACCTCGTCGACCTCAAGACGGCGCTGACGGGCGCCGACGCCGCCATCGTGTCCGCCGGCCACGACGTTTTCCGCGATATCGACCCGGCGGAGGCGGCCGAGTTGATGGACGGCCGCGTCCTGCTGGATGGATTCTCGCTACTCGACGGCGACGCGTGGCGCGATGCCGGTTTCGAGTACATCGAGATCTGACGCCGCCGGCGTTTCCCGCCCAAACCCCGAATAATGCCCGCTTAAAAACAGTCTATACGGCAACTGATATTCTACGATTGCCGCTATTCAAGAAACTCTGAAAGACCCAAATACGCCACTTTCAGCGGCATCCATACCCATATTACCACAAGACTTATTTCGTTAATAGCAGAGAAACCGATATGGGATGTGACAACGAGAACGGCCCGGATGCCGGATCCGAGGTCGAATACGAACTGATGCGGCAGAACCTCTACGAGACGAGTTCCGTGGGGACCCCATCGCCGGGGACGGTGGGGACGGAACGCGTCTCGGAGGCGGAGAAAGAGCAGTACCTCACGATTCGACCGACCGACGACAGGGTCGCCACCTTCGAGGCGACGGTCGACGGCGTCATCGAGCCGACCGGCGACGGTGACCTTCCGGGACTCGGCAAGAGCGTAGAGGACGCGGTGTCGGAAGGTTCCCGCGAGTACCGAATCGTCGGTAGTCTGATGGACGTCCGAATCAAGGGACCCGCGGCGGCGTTCCTCGACGGCGAGCGCGTCGCCTGACGCGCCGAGCCGATAACCGCGGACACGGTGGTGTGTCCGCACCCGCGGACTGCTCGACGGCGCGCGCGGACGCGTCCCGGCCGAGTCACGACATCGATATCGGACCGGTGCGGGAGAGCGGAGAGTGACGACTCAGTTGTCTTCGGCGCCGGGTTCCGACGCGGATTCCTCGCGGTTTGGTTCGGTATCGGTCTCGCCGCGTTCGCCGCGGACGAGTTGCTCGGCTCGGTCCCGGTCTTCGGGGTAGCCGACGTCGACGCGCCAGCCCTCTGAGAGGACGGCGGAGATAGTTCGCCCCGAACGGATGAGTAGGTCTATCGCATCGGGGAGTTCGTACTCTCCTCGGTCCGACGGTTGGACGAGGTGGCAGGCGTGGAAGATGGCAGGTGAGAACGTGTAGAAGCCGGTCATCACAAGGTTCGACTCGGGTTCGTCGGGCTTCTCGACGACTTCGGTGATGTCGCCGCGGTCGTTCGTCACGCAGACCCCGTAGCGGGAGGCCTCCTCCCACGGCACTTCTTCGACGAGGAACGCCGCGTCGGCGTGGTCGTCGTGTTGTCGGGCGACGACCTCTTCGAGGTTCGCATCGAAGACGTTGTCTCCGAGCATCAGCATGAAGTCGTCGTCGATATGCTCCTCCGCGGTGAGGACCGCGTGAGCGAGGCCCAGCGCTTCGCGCTGGTGCGCGTACGTGATCGGAATGCCGCGGTATTCGTCGCCGAACCGGGCGATGATCTGTTCTTTCTGATGGCCGACGACCAAGACGAACTCCTCGGCGTCGAGTTCACACAGCGAGTCGAGGCAGTGCTGGAGAATGGGTCTGCCGTCGACTTCTACCAGTGCCTTCGGTTTGTCGTCCGTCAGCGGCCTGAGGCGCGTCCCCTTACCGGCGGCGAGCACGACTGCTTTCATCGATTACAGTCAGGACTAGAACGTAAATTGTTATAGGGCGGATAGCGGCGCGGCCCCCCGCGCCGTCCCGCCAATGTGCGGTGTCGAACCCGTGCCAACGGGTTACAGGCAGATAGCTTGTCGTTCGGGCAACGCGTCGCGGCAGCGAGTCGGGAGCATCCGAAATGCGACTGCGTAGCCTGAACACTGAGACCGATGGGCTATAACGTTATAAATAGTATTATGCCAAAGAGAGAAATACGTGACTCCTGAAAGGGTTAGGAGGAGAATTGTGGCCGCTCAGGACTCGATTCCTTCGGCCTGAATTATACTTTTCACTTCGGAGACCAGTTCGTCGGCGTCGGATTCGGCGCGCGC
This genomic stretch from Halogeometricum sp. S1BR25-6 harbors:
- a CDS encoding nucleotide sugar dehydrogenase, whose translation is MKICVHGIGYIGLATAALFANNGHDVVGYDPDEELVEDLRAGEPRTTEEDLREYVLDALDAGFEPSNEVVEADCHIICVPTPYEEESKRADLAYVEMAGRTVAEHLREGDMVILESTVPPGTTEEVLAPILGASELTPGEDFSLSHCPETVLPGNITYELIHNDRIIGGIDERSADETIALYEPLVEGTIHRAPDATTAEFVKLSQNAYRDVNIAFANELARVAGDYGIRSRDAIELANVHPRVDILNPGPGVGGHCLPIDPWFLGQFSDSLDLIASARRVNDGMVDFVVELLEDELGTLDGASVAVLGIAYKGNVDDARHSPGLRLVERLTAPTTEETYTTAADGGRATQDDVDVRVHDPHVENGAINLVDLKTALTGADAAIVSAGHDVFRDIDPAEAAELMDGRVLLDGFSLLDGDAWRDAGFEYIEI
- the aglF gene encoding UTP--glucose-1-phosphate uridylyltransferase AglF, encoding MKAVVLAAGKGTRLRPLTDDKPKALVEVDGRPILQHCLDSLCELDAEEFVLVVGHQKEQIIARFGDEYRGIPITYAHQREALGLAHAVLTAEEHIDDDFMLMLGDNVFDANLEEVVARQHDDHADAAFLVEEVPWEEASRYGVCVTNDRGDITEVVEKPDEPESNLVMTGFYTFSPAIFHACHLVQPSDRGEYELPDAIDLLIRSGRTISAVLSEGWRVDVGYPEDRDRAEQLVRGERGETDTEPNREESASEPGAEDN
- a CDS encoding DUF7344 domain-containing protein, giving the protein MALETLTQSDAKDASTPEADAEIEQQKQQEEEVQELLSKDTIFELLKNQRRRDAIQYLKQNDGEAKLGDMAEFIAAKENDIDIAQLSSSQRKRVYIGLYQCHLPKMATSGVIDFEKNRGDITLKPTAEQLEPYLGDSTPETEDSTAPTSKRNAAVAGTVGVGVAAGLLGVPGFALVPDAAWAVVSTTALVVLTAMETYRQHELDD
- a CDS encoding PadR family transcriptional regulator; protein product: MFELTGFQRDLLYVIAGSDRPSGQEIKERIGKDVGEVNHGRLYPNLDALVEDGLVDKGQQDRRTNYYTISETGEEAIRERRRWENQYVSLNE
- the wecB gene encoding non-hydrolyzing UDP-N-acetylglucosamine 2-epimerase gives rise to the protein MTAEDGPSQVAIVLGTRPEIIKCAPLIKACDRRGVDCLLVHTGQHYSDDLDQVFFDQLELPAPDYNLEIGSRSHGEQTGRMLEGVEDVLDEHAPDVVLVQGDTNSVLAGALAAAKSNIPVGHVEAGLRSFDRDMPEEINRVVTDHVSEYLFAPTEETRGYLERESVGGQIVVTGNTIVDSLYEYRELAAEKSDILAELGVEEGEFYLLTAHRAENVDDRENFARLLEGVSRFARETDREVVYPIHPRAQSRLDEFDLSVPEEIRTVEPLDFLDFLRAESAAALAFTDSGGVQEETCILGTPCVTLRYSTERPETAYVGANCLAGLDPDDVVEAGSTMLGKPADWDVPFGDGRAAERILDTLAAGAEPDAAEVPS
- a CDS encoding DUF7344 domain-containing protein, which encodes MINLSKDELFRILSNSRRRYIIYYLHEAGDEMSLKQLAARIAAVENGTSVEDVTDEERQRVYISLYQTHLPKLEEAGIVSYDDEERIVALTDEIANEGFFWMQTDEESRSWATYYAALGVVGWLAILARAVALPVFATLPWFAIAALISTALLALVGAQYLTESGDDDTSNSFETLIE